The window CGGTGAGGCGTCCCAGACGCAGCTCGATCTCCACCGTGCAGACCTTGCTCGGCTGCGCGTGGCGGTGGACGTTGCCGAGCAGCTCCGTCACGCCGAGCGCAGCCCGGTCTATGAGCGGGTCGAGCTGCCAGTGGCGCAGTTGAGCGGAAACGATGCGGCGGACCTGGCCGATCCGCGAGGGCAGGGCCTGCAGTTCGACGACGCAGTGCCTGCGGGAATGACTGATCACGGCTGCGACTCCCCGACATGAGTGTTACGGGTGCTGCACCCTCGGTAATGCTCCACCAGGGTCACCCACACCACCCCGCTGTGCAACCGAACGAGCGCGACGGGCGCTGCGGGCCCCCGCCGGCGGGGGCCCTAAAGCGATGCGCATGGAAACCCAAAGCAAGTGTTTGCGCAGGTGAGGGAGGTACATTGCGAAGGAGGGGACCACGGAAGGCACGAAGGAGCACGGCGCATGAGCACCATCCGCACGACGGCCACGACCGCTGACGTCGACCGCAGCGACGCGGACTACCGCGCCTGGCTGAAAGAAGCCGTACGGAAGGTGCAGGCGGACGCCAACCGGTCCGCCGACACCCACCTGTTGCGCTTCCCGCTCCCCGAGGAGTGGGGCATCGACCTGTACCTCAAGGACGAGTCCACGCACCCGACCGGCTCGCTCAAGCACCGCCTCGCCCGGTCCCTGTTCCTGTACGCGCTGTGCAACGGTTGGATCCGCCCCGGTCGCCCGGTGATCGAGGCCTCGTCCGGTTCCACGGCCGTGTCGGAGGCGTACTTCGCCAAGCTGATCGGCGTCCCGTTCATCGCCGTCATGCCGCGCACGACCAGCCCGGAGAAGTGTCGGCTGATCGAGTTCCACGGCGGTGAGTGCCACTTCGTGGACAACTCGATGAAGATGTACGAGGAGTCCGCGGAGCTGGCGGCGCGGACCGGCGGGCACTACATGGACCAGTTCACCTACGCCGAAAGGGCGACGGACTGGCGCGGCAACAACAACATCGCAGAATCGATTTACCAGCAGTTGCGGCTGGAGCGTTACCCCGAGCCCACCTGGATCGTCGCCACGGCCGGCACCGGCGGCACCTCCGCGACCATCGCGCGCTACGTGCACTACATGCAGCACGACACCCGGATCTGTGTGCCCGACCCGGAGAACTCCTGCTTCTTCGACGGTTGGACCCACCACGACCCGCACGCGAGCAGCGACTGCGGCTCCCGCATCGAGGGCATCGGCCGTCCCCGGATGGAGCCGAGCTTCGTGCCGGGTGCCATCGACCGCATGATGAAGGTGCCGGACGCGGCGAGCGTCGCGGGCTGCCGCGCCCTGGAACGGGCCATAGGGCGCAAGGCCGGCGGCTCGACCGGCACCGGCCTGTG of the Streptomyces sp. NBC_01426 genome contains:
- a CDS encoding PLP-dependent cysteine synthase family protein, producing MSTIRTTATTADVDRSDADYRAWLKEAVRKVQADANRSADTHLLRFPLPEEWGIDLYLKDESTHPTGSLKHRLARSLFLYALCNGWIRPGRPVIEASSGSTAVSEAYFAKLIGVPFIAVMPRTTSPEKCRLIEFHGGECHFVDNSMKMYEESAELAARTGGHYMDQFTYAERATDWRGNNNIAESIYQQLRLERYPEPTWIVATAGTGGTSATIARYVHYMQHDTRICVPDPENSCFFDGWTHHDPHASSDCGSRIEGIGRPRMEPSFVPGAIDRMMKVPDAASVAGCRALERAIGRKAGGSTGTGLWSALKIISEMVAEGRTGSVVTLLCDPGDRYLDKYYSNAWLAEQGLDIAPYAQTIDTLLTTGVWQEPTN